A section of the Streptomyces sp. CG1 genome encodes:
- a CDS encoding protein phosphatase 2C domain-containing protein: MSRDDSRRDGFMDGRLRAVLFVAVVIGAFIEVSTPHRRYGPLVDVFALAAVGVVGAAAVLGSESAATLARQRDRLEQVPQPSTTVPICRYVTGPVAPPPQPPRPRPFLRERPTDLSVPRFGDGARAQGYPWLLPERTVQNGIAADEATVGAFTIRAASVIGPGHRCGQPAEPRQDSYRIGRSRDSRYAIVAVADGLSSAPWSDAGATTASSQAVTLLREQIETVGFGGLDVKELYGRIAESIAAHAAGRGVGTSHMATVLITAVLAEPDANGVAKAWVAWLGDSSAWTLDPRVPLWRFSAGEAKDRAAAVVSNEVAGRLPDTPQLARDHYVTLAPGAALALVTDGIGDAWADPAGNINEYFANAWRSPVPATRFTADVGFDAPQCLDDRSAVVAWNGDRV; this comes from the coding sequence GTGAGCCGGGACGACAGCCGGCGAGACGGCTTCATGGACGGACGGCTGCGGGCGGTGCTGTTCGTGGCCGTCGTCATCGGGGCCTTCATCGAGGTCAGCACGCCGCATCGGCGGTATGGCCCGTTGGTGGACGTGTTCGCCCTCGCGGCAGTGGGTGTCGTCGGCGCGGCGGCCGTGCTGGGGTCCGAGTCCGCCGCGACGCTCGCCCGGCAGCGGGATCGGCTCGAACAGGTCCCCCAGCCGAGCACAACGGTTCCGATCTGCCGCTACGTCACCGGACCGGTGGCACCGCCGCCCCAGCCCCCGAGGCCCCGGCCGTTCCTGCGCGAGCGGCCGACCGACCTGAGCGTTCCCCGCTTCGGCGACGGCGCCCGTGCCCAAGGCTATCCCTGGCTGCTGCCGGAGCGCACGGTGCAGAACGGGATCGCCGCCGACGAGGCCACGGTCGGTGCCTTCACCATCCGCGCGGCCTCCGTCATCGGGCCCGGCCACCGCTGCGGCCAGCCCGCCGAGCCGCGCCAGGACTCCTACCGGATCGGGCGAAGCCGGGACAGCCGGTACGCGATCGTGGCCGTCGCCGACGGCCTGTCCAGCGCGCCTTGGTCCGACGCCGGGGCCACCACGGCCTCCAGCCAGGCCGTCACCCTGCTGCGCGAGCAGATCGAGACGGTGGGCTTCGGCGGGCTCGATGTCAAGGAGCTGTATGGGCGGATCGCGGAATCGATCGCCGCGCACGCGGCCGGCCGCGGCGTCGGCACCTCGCACATGGCCACCGTGCTGATCACCGCCGTGCTCGCCGAGCCAGACGCTAACGGCGTCGCGAAGGCCTGGGTCGCATGGCTCGGCGACAGTTCGGCCTGGACGCTCGACCCGCGCGTCCCGCTGTGGCGGTTCTCCGCCGGCGAGGCCAAGGACCGCGCGGCCGCGGTGGTCTCGAACGAGGTCGCCGGACGACTGCCGGACACACCGCAACTGGCCAGGGACCACTACGTCACGCTGGCTCCCGGCGCCGCCCTCGCCCTGGTCACGGACGGGATCGGCGACGCGTGGGCGGACCCGGCGGGCAACATCAACGAGTACTTCGCGAACGCCTGGCGCTCGCCGGTGCCGGCCACCCGGTTCACCGCCGACGTCGGCTTCGACGCGCCGCAGTGCCTTGACGACCGCAGCGCTGTCGTGGCCTGGAACGGTGACCGGGTATGA
- a CDS encoding VWA domain-containing protein, giving the protein MSLCLPTYVVIDASSSMKEHEAVLNATLSRLHYNLATNPRVSEFARVCVVAFSTDVHVVIPMSDMEQVPALPEVICGGRTEYGKTFDRVRECIEQDVSNLRMQNLDVLRPTIFFLTDGGPTDAHWQHSFRKLVDRDWPRHPHVIAYGFGGARRDVLEQVATKALFIADGSDTESALSAAITGLLNTLIASSKTGQMRIATDVKGFKYVEVAQEYVD; this is encoded by the coding sequence ATGTCACTCTGCCTGCCCACCTATGTGGTGATCGACGCGTCCTCGTCGATGAAGGAGCACGAAGCAGTGCTCAACGCGACCCTCTCGCGTCTGCACTACAACCTGGCGACGAATCCCCGCGTCTCGGAGTTCGCCCGAGTCTGCGTGGTCGCCTTCTCCACCGATGTGCACGTGGTGATCCCGATGTCGGACATGGAGCAAGTGCCGGCCCTGCCCGAGGTGATCTGCGGCGGGCGCACGGAGTACGGCAAGACCTTCGACCGGGTGCGGGAGTGCATCGAACAGGATGTCAGTAACCTGAGGATGCAGAACCTCGACGTGCTGCGGCCGACGATCTTCTTCCTGACCGACGGCGGTCCGACCGACGCACACTGGCAGCACTCCTTCCGCAAGCTCGTGGACAGGGACTGGCCGCGCCACCCGCACGTGATCGCCTACGGCTTCGGCGGTGCGAGGCGCGACGTGCTGGAACAGGTGGCGACCAAGGCGCTGTTCATCGCCGACGGTTCGGACACCGAGTCGGCGCTGAGCGCGGCGATCACCGGACTGCTCAACACCCTGATCGCCTCGTCGAAGACCGGTCAGATGCGGATCGCCACCGACGTCAAGGGCTTCAAGTACGTCGAGGTCGCCCAGGAATACGTGGACTGA
- a CDS encoding PAS domain-containing protein — protein MLQNQEAALHGLREGVVGCDAQGRITVINSVARRFLGLPAEGLEGRLAEIGLDPAGSGTLTPGREVRDEALTVGDQLLVVNSWPSMGRSVRMTCRFRGPRSTPRPSCRSDTSARRSGCPRRCRMCGCSSHTPACPQWTVPRQTDTTAATGPPGKQ, from the coding sequence ATGTTGCAGAACCAGGAGGCCGCGCTGCACGGCCTCCGGGAGGGTGTGGTCGGCTGCGACGCGCAGGGTCGCATCACCGTGATCAACAGCGTGGCGCGTCGGTTCCTCGGCCTGCCCGCGGAGGGACTCGAAGGGCGCCTCGCCGAGATCGGGCTCGATCCGGCCGGGAGCGGCACGCTGACGCCGGGGCGGGAAGTGCGAGACGAGGCCCTGACGGTCGGCGACCAGTTGCTGGTGGTCAACAGCTGGCCGAGCATGGGCCGTTCGGTGAGGATGACCTGTCGCTTTCGCGGACCGCGGTCCACTCCGCGTCCATCATGTCGGTCGGATACCAGTGCCCGCCGCTCGGGTTGTCCGCGGCGTTGCCGTATGTGTGGGTGCAGCAGTCACACTCCCGCATGCCCGCAATGGACTGTCCCCCGGCAGACCGACACAACTGCGGCAACAGGGCCTCCCGGTAAGCAGTAG